A genomic region of Halichondria panicea chromosome 5, odHalPani1.1, whole genome shotgun sequence contains the following coding sequences:
- the LOC135335784 gene encoding uncharacterized protein LOC135335784: protein MSFLMSCRNVYGLDLKLATRVAEPEMDTLVEPPPCSSLFSAKTDKCHYVWRGLCSRLGSNIIAVFDPSTEQWSLKPTTGPQPPGEWSGCSVCVGHYLHIFGGHDGNDFVNDMYKLDLDTFHWTKARSSGSRPIKKNGCGLVCLNKITLGCFGGFGIEGPTQPGSTFTSNGQPDRSGRTNEFHLFDVRNGVWSSPELRGKRPPPCADFSFTMVDQNRAVLFGGTQPGRDCYANDVYLFDFRSMVVTKVEPVQGEPWPVERSVHAACCLNYGKDQPQLLIHGGLGKGNKVLGDMWILDVDAGKWTKGTPPESVKPRRGHSTTTANLGPGLTEVLMFGGCLENHKPVAETTILRFELTGPSASVAGPSTGKWTLVDVAHNDTRGSAQRLSEKMIKIRQAIARSSSVHEASDHSSQDQVETLKQQLQEKDRQLAEANQRDADLSAQITALVRELEGKTKELAAHNTEVWRIPANRVNTLRTIGTGGWGEVLEGTVSVAVKRLFAAIVSPRNLERLQREMRLLAEVRHPNLVHFIGAVFDQSPPLIITELLDMNLRQAYETNQLVPKNRLSIFIDIAQALDYLHQRYEPIIHRDVSAPNVLLQQMPNHHWKGKVSDLGSANFLQQAQTKGEGCILYSAPEVIPRAYNPRRERVPQTTKIDVYSYGVLLCEVITKTFPSEENYWGMLEEVERDYPQFHNLINNCTQESPDNRPTMIQVLNLLENDKMPKI from the exons ATGTCATTTTTGATGTCATGCAGGAATGTTTATGGACTTGACTTGAAGCTAGCTACTAGAGTCGCTGAGCCG GAAATGGATACTTTGGTCGAACCACCACCTTGTAGTAGTTTGTTCTCTGCTAAAACTGACAAATGCCATTACGTATGGAGGGGGCTTTGTTCCAGACTGGGTTCTAATATCATTGCTGTATTTGATCCCAGCACTGAGCAATGGAGCCTCAAgcccaccactggacctcAACCCCCTGGAGAGTGGAGTGgttgctctgtttgtgtaggtcATTACCTGCATATCTTTGGTGGTCATGACGGGAACGATTTCGTCAATGACATGTACAAGCTTGATCTTGACACTTTCCATTGGACCAAAGCTCGATCTTCTGGTAGTCGGCCTATTAAAAAGAATGGCTGTGGACTTGTCTGTTTGAATAAGATAACTCTGGGCTGCTTTGGAGGATTCGGTATTGAGGGCCCCACACAACCTGGATCAACATTCACCAGCAATGGACAGCCTGATAGAAGTGGACGGACGAACGAGTTTCATCTATTTGATGTTCGAAACG gtgtctggtcgtcccCTGAACTCAGAGGAAAGAGACCTCCTCCCTGTGCTGACTTCAGTTTCACCATGGTAGACCAAAATAGGGCAGTCCTCTTTGGAGGAACCCAACCTGGCCGGGATTGTTACGCCAATGATGTCTACCTGTTCGACTTCAGGAGCATG GTGGTCACTAAGGTAGagccagtacagggagagCCATGGCCAGTGGAGAGATCAGTCcatgctgcctgttgtctGAACTATGGCAAGGATCAACCTCAACTACTGATACACGGAGGACTGGGTAAAGGCAACAAGGTACTGGGGGACATGTGGATACTGGACGTTGACGCTGGCAAGTGGACAAAG GGGACGCCTCCCGAGTCAGTGAAGCCACGTAGGGGTCACTCCACTACAACCGCCAATCTGGGACCAGGACTCACCGAGGTCCTCATGTTTGGAGGCTGTCTAGAGAATCATAAGCCTGTTGCTGAGACTACCATACTGAGATTTG AGTTGACTGGTCCCTCAGCGTCTGTTGCCGGACCCTCGACTGGAAAGTGGACTCTCGTGGATGTGGCCCACAATGACACtagaggctccgcccagcgacTCAGTGAAAAGATGATAAAAATCAGACAAGCAATTGCTCGTTCCTCATCAGTCCATGAGGCCAGCGACCACTCCTCTCAAGACCAAGTGGAGACTCTGAAACAACAATTGCAAGAGAAGGATCGTCAATTGGCTGAGGCCAACCAAAGAGATGCTGACCTGTCTGCTCAAATCACAGCTCTAGTGAGGGAGTTAGAAGGCAAGACGAAAGAGTTGgcggcacacaacacagaggtgtgGAGAATTCCAGCCAACAGAGTGAACACGTTGAGAACGATTGGCACTGGAGGGTGGGGGGAGGtgctggagggaacagtgagcGTGGCCGTCAAGCGACTCTTTGCTGCCATTGTTAGCCCACGTAATCTGGAGAGACTTCAGAGAGAAATGAGGCTCTTGGCTGAAGTACGACACCCCAACCTGGTGCATTTCATTGGGGCAGTGTTTGACcagtcccctcctctcatcatCACCGAGCTTCTGGACATGAATCTCCGACAAGCGTACGAGACAAATCAACTGGTACCAAAAAACCGTCTCTCGATCTTCATCGACATTGCCCAAGCTTTGGACTATCTGCACCAGCGCTACGAACCCATCATCCATcgtgatgtgagtgctcccaaCGTCCTCCTCCAGCAAATGCCTAACCACCATTGGAAGGGGAAGGTCTCTGACCTCGGCTCAGCCAACTTCCTGCAACAGGCTCAGACAAAAGGCGAAGGATGTATTCTTTATTCTGCCCCTGAAGTGATACCTCGAGCCTACAATCCCAGACGAGAACGAGTTCCACAAACGACTAAAattgatgtgtacagctacggtGTTTTGTTATGTGAGGTCATCACCAAGACATTTCCATCAGAAGAGAATTATTGGGGCATGCTTGAAGAAGTCGAAAGAGACTATCCACAATTCCACAATCTGATTAATAACTGCACTCAAGAAAGTCCCGACAACAGACCTACTATGATTCAAGTTCTGAACTTGTTAGAAAATGACAAAATGCCTAAAATTTAG
- the LOC135335806 gene encoding NADH dehydrogenase [ubiquinone] 1 alpha subcomplex subunit 12-like, which produces MAFIWRRVQAAGGVRQSFWKLLKMRDLRAGTLVGTDSFGNEYFENKDHIYGRHRWVLYARKDFDASQVTPEWHRWLHHMGEHNPIAEPLEIRKFQLEHSENLSGTVREYVPYSTTRPKIESWQPPTAA; this is translated from the exons ATGGCTTTTATTTGGAGGAGAGTTCAGGCTGCTGGTGGAGTGAGACAGTCATTCTGGAAGCTTCTAAA GATGCGTGACTTGAGGGCTGGCACTCTAGTGGGTACAGATTCATTCGGGAATGAATACTTCGAAAACAAGGATCATATATATG GTCGTCACAGGTGGGTGCTTTATGCGAGGAAGGACTTTGATGCAAGTCAAGTAACCCCCGAGTG GCACCGATGGCTACATCACATGGGAGAGCACAACCCGATTGCAGAGCCTCTAGAGATAAGGAAGTTCCAACTAGAACACTCTGAGAACCTTTCTGGGACTGTTAGAGAGTACGTACCCTACAGCACAACTCGACCAAAAATTGAATCGTGGCAGCCTCCCACAGCTGCTTAG